The Arachis ipaensis cultivar K30076 chromosome B07, Araip1.1, whole genome shotgun sequence genome includes a window with the following:
- the LOC107609485 gene encoding uncharacterized protein LOC107609485, which produces MSIDKSWIGKPRNTHEYKDGLNKFLDFAFEHRSLRGCQIKCPCPVCGFGKWQTREKVFEHLIVKPFPENYKVWYWHGEEAVGVGSQAHQTSQIVQDDSTSQHPMVIMLNDAFGVAGPDLIEDGDGDEDNIEDGDGDEDNIEDAENEEHNGENVEFYKLLEDGSEQLYEGCTKYSKLSFLISLYHIKCLYKISDKAMTEILKLIKDAFGNAKISNTFYEAKKIINKLGLNYTKIPACPNDCMLYWGEDEDLQECKRCKTSKWSDAKKKKSAKILRYFPLKPRLQRLFMCSKTAQSMRWHALAEKKDSKMRHPRDSEAWKTFDLLHDRFAEDPRNVRLGLAADGFNPFGAMRTNYSVWPVVLIPYN; this is translated from the coding sequence ATGTCAATAGATAAGTCATGGATTGGAAAACCACGAAACACGCACGAGTATAAAGATGGTTTAAACAAGTTTTTGGATTTTGCTTTTGAGCATCGATCTCTCAGGGGTTGTCAGATTAAATGCCCTTGTCCGGTGTGTGGTTTTGGCAAGTGGCAAACAAGAGAGAAAGTTTTTGAACATTTAATAGTCAAGCCATTTCCAGAAAACTACAAAGTTTGGTATTGGCATGGTGAAGAAGCAGTTGGAGTTGGGTCACAAGCTCATCAAACTAGTCAAATTGTACAAGATGATTCGACATCTCAACATCCAATGGTAATAATGCTCAATGACGCGTTTGGAGTTGCTGGACCTGACTTGATTGAAGATGGAGATGGAGATGAAGACAACATAGAAGATGGAGATGGAGATGAAGACAACATAGAAGATGCAGAAAATGAAGAGCACAATGGAGAAAATGTAGAATTTTACAAGTTGTTGGAAGATGGTAGTGAACAATTGTATGAAGGGTGCACAAAGTATTCAAAACTGTCTTTCTTGATTAGTCTGTATCACATAAAGTGCTTATACAAAATAAGCGACAAAGCCATGACCGAAATTCTCAAGTTAATAAAAGATGCTTTTGGAAATGCGAAGATTTCAAATACATTCTATGAGGCCAAGAAAATCATAAACAAACTAGGGCTTAATTATACCAAGATACCTGCTTGCCCTAATGACTGCATGTTATATTGGGGGGAGGATGAAGATTTGCAAGAATGCAAAAGATGCAAGACATCTAAATGGAGCGATGCTAAAAAGAAGAAATCGGCAAAGATCTTGCGATACTTTCCACTAAAACCGAGACTTCAACGATTATTCATGTGTTCTAAGACTGCTCAATCAATGCGATGGCATGCTTTGGCAGAAAAGAAAGATTCGAAGATGAGGCATCCGCGGGATTCTGAAGCTTGGAAGACATTCGATTTACTTCATGATAGGTTTGCCGAAGATCCTCGAAATGTACGTCTTGGTCTTGCAGCTGATGGATTCAATCCCTTTGGAGCTATGCGTACAAACTATAGCGTTTGGCCAGTGGTGCTTATTCCATACAATTGA